The sequence CCGAGGCCGACGGCGTACTCACGAAGATCAACGCGCCGGGCCCGGAACTGTCGGCGGCCGAACAGGAACTCCTGCTGGACACCGTACGGTCGCACTCCCGCGCCGCCGACTGGATCGCGTGCTGCGGCAGCCTGCCCCGCGGCCTCGCGCCCTCCTGGTACGCCGACCTCGTCCACCGGGCGCACGCCGCCGAGGTGCGGATCGCGCTGGACACCTCGGGGCACGCCCTCCTGGAGGCGCTGCGCGCGCGGCCCGACGTGGTGAAGCCCAACGCCGAGGAGCTGGCGGAAGCCGTCGGCCGCCCCCTGGCGACCGTGGGGGACGCGTTCAAGGCGGCCGAGGAGGTGCGGGCGATGGGCGCGGGTGCCGTCCTGGCGAGCCTCGGCGCCGACGGACAGCTCCTGGTGTCGGACGACGGCGCCTGGTTCGGCGGCGCGCGGGTGTCCGCCGTCCGCAGCAACGTCGGCGCCGGGGACGCCTCCCTGGCCGGCTTCCTCATCGCCGGCGGCACCGGTCCGGAGGCGCTCGCCTCCGCCGTCGCCCACGGCGCCGCCGCCGTCCGGCTCCCCGGCAGTGTGATGCCGGCGCCCGCCGACCTGGACCCGGCGGCGGTGACCGTCACGGCGGACATCCCGCACGGCCGCGCGCTGACGGAGCCGGTCTCATGACCCCGCTCGTCCGGCACGGCCTGCGCCCGGGTTTTCGCCGGCTGGGCGGCCGGTCCGCTCCCGTCCCCCCGGCCACCCCGCCCCCTCACCGCACCCCCGTCCCCACTCCCGCCCACCCCAGCCCCCGGGCGGCCCGCGCGCAGAGGAGCCCGCGATGAGCGACATGATCAGCGCGGACCTGGTCGACCTCGACCTGTCCGCCGACACCAAGGAGGCGGCGGCCCGCGCCCTCGCCGAGCGCATGGTGGCCCGGGGCCGGGTGACCGACCTGGAGGGCTTCCTCGCCGACGTGGCCGCCCGCGAGGCCCAGATGCCGACCGGGCTCGACGGTGGCATCGGCATCCCGCACTGCCGCAGCGCCCATGTCACCGAGCCGACCCTCGCCTTCGGCCGCAGCACCGCCGGCATCGACTTCGGCGCCGCGGACGGCCCCGCCGACCTGATCTTCCTGATCGCCGCACCGGCCGGCGCCGACGACGCCCACCTCACGATCCTCTCCGCCCTCGCCCGCCGCCTGATGGACCCCGCCTTCACGGCCGCGCTACGGGCCCTGGACGACACGGAGACGGCCGCGTCCCTGATCCGCGGCGACACGACACCAGGGACCGCCGCCACGAGCGCGCCCGGGACCACCGCGGGCGCCCCGGAGGGCACCGCGAGCGTCTCCGGCGCCACAGCGGGCGGTCCGGATCGCACCACGAGCGCCCCGAAGGAAACCCAGGGCGTGCCCGATGGCGGCCCGAGCGCCCCCGAGCGCACCCCGGGCGCCCCCGGAGAAACCCCGAGTGGCTCCGAAGACGCCCGGAGTGTCCCCGGCGCGTCCCCGAGTGGCGCCGAGGACACCGCGGGCGCTCCCGGAGGAGCCCCGAGTGCTCCCGGAGGCGGCACGAGCGCGCCCGAAGGCCCGGCGAGCGCCCCTGAGGAAACCCAGGGCGTGCCCGAAGGCGGCCCGGGCGCCCCCGAGCGCACCCCGGGCGTCCCCGAAGACACCGCTGTGGCTCCGGCGGCGGCCTCCGCCGGAGCCGCAGCGGGCAGCGCGGCCCGCACGGGCGAGGGGAGCGGCGACGCGGCCGCCTCCGCGGCCGGTACGTCCCGGCCTTTCCGGATCGTCGCCGTCACCTCCTGTCCCACCGGGATCGCCCACA comes from Streptomyces sp. SCL15-4 and encodes:
- the pfkB gene encoding 1-phosphofructokinase, producing the protein MILTVTPNPSLDRTYEVPALERGEVIRADGERVDPGGKGVNVSRAVAAAGRRTVAVLPLGGAPGALVAELLDAQGIEVAPVPVAGATRSNIALAEADGVLTKINAPGPELSAAEQELLLDTVRSHSRAADWIACCGSLPRGLAPSWYADLVHRAHAAEVRIALDTSGHALLEALRARPDVVKPNAEELAEAVGRPLATVGDAFKAAEEVRAMGAGAVLASLGADGQLLVSDDGAWFGGARVSAVRSNVGAGDASLAGFLIAGGTGPEALASAVAHGAAAVRLPGSVMPAPADLDPAAVTVTADIPHGRALTEPVS